From the genome of Prevotella herbatica, one region includes:
- a CDS encoding DUF4296 domain-containing protein, translated as MKSSSLQGCKFLKMTISSLVVIMGLFLVVSCKPSVPSQFIQPDKMGDVLYDYHLASSMAQISGNDSVNTIKYRAAVLKKYGYTPAEFDSSMVYYMRHTDQLKQIYEDLTKRLGKEAVALGASADAVNRFGSVTANGDTANVWNEESAMVLTPQKPFNLNSFSMVADSTFHKGDGIILDFDTQFIFQDGMRDGVVVLAVKFGNDSIATQNMHISSASHFNLTIRDDKKLGIKEIRGFFMLNKSQDPGDNATTLKLMIISNIKLYRMHQSKAAANKVNGDSIKTSGNDSAKSNGQRPMPPSSVPVPPNSDPNMQPKRQMPIPPKALN; from the coding sequence ATGAAGTCTTCGTCTCTCCAAGGATGCAAGTTCCTTAAAATGACAATAAGTTCACTTGTTGTAATTATGGGATTATTTCTGGTGGTTTCATGTAAACCATCTGTACCTTCACAGTTTATTCAACCAGATAAAATGGGTGATGTTCTTTATGATTATCATCTGGCTAGCAGTATGGCTCAGATTTCAGGTAATGATTCTGTCAATACTATAAAGTATCGTGCGGCTGTATTGAAGAAGTATGGTTATACTCCTGCGGAGTTTGACTCATCAATGGTTTATTATATGCGCCATACAGATCAGTTGAAGCAAATTTATGAGGATTTAACTAAACGACTTGGTAAAGAGGCTGTTGCATTAGGTGCTTCTGCTGATGCTGTTAACCGATTTGGTAGCGTTACAGCAAATGGCGATACTGCAAATGTCTGGAATGAAGAGTCGGCAATGGTACTTACACCACAGAAGCCTTTCAACTTGAATTCTTTTTCAATGGTTGCTGATTCAACATTTCATAAAGGAGATGGCATCATACTTGATTTCGATACACAATTTATATTTCAGGATGGTATGCGTGATGGAGTTGTTGTGTTGGCTGTTAAGTTTGGCAATGACAGTATTGCTACACAGAACATGCATATTTCATCGGCAAGTCATTTCAATCTAACTATCCGTGATGACAAGAAACTTGGAATAAAGGAGATACGTGGCTTTTTCATGCTAAATAAGAGTCAGGATCCTGGAGATAATGCAACGACGTTGAAACTTATGATAATAAGTAATATCAAGTTGTATAGAATGCACCAGAGTAAGGCTGCTGCAAATAAAGTGAATGGTGACAGTATAAAGACTTCTGGTAATGATTCAGCAAAGTCAAATGGTCAACGGCCT
- a CDS encoding lipoprotein signal peptidase: MKKNSYLSQDRLLAFVLIIAILVIDQIIKIEVKTNMCLGESVRVTDWFYISFIENNGMAYGMTFFNKLVLSVFRIIAVGCIGWYMHKVLQQKHSTGYIVVLSMILAGAAGNIIDSMFYGLIFNASSPFYVSYLVPFGSGYASFLQGKVVDMFYFPLIVTTYPDWVPFKGGQEFVFFSPVFNFADACISVGVVLLLLFFRKDMEGISETVRGAFKKK; encoded by the coding sequence ATGAAAAAAAATAGTTATTTATCGCAAGATAGGTTATTGGCATTTGTCTTGATTATCGCAATACTTGTTATTGACCAGATAATCAAGATAGAGGTCAAAACTAACATGTGTTTAGGTGAGTCTGTTCGTGTAACAGACTGGTTTTATATCAGCTTCATTGAAAACAATGGTATGGCTTATGGTATGACATTCTTCAATAAATTGGTTTTGAGTGTATTCCGTATTATAGCTGTTGGATGTATAGGCTGGTATATGCATAAAGTCCTTCAACAAAAACATTCAACTGGTTACATTGTTGTGTTGTCTATGATCTTGGCTGGTGCTGCTGGTAACATTATAGATTCAATGTTTTATGGGCTGATATTTAATGCATCTTCACCGTTCTATGTATCATACCTTGTACCTTTTGGTAGTGGTTATGCCTCATTTTTACAGGGTAAAGTTGTCGATATGTTTTATTTTCCTCTTATTGTTACAACATATCCAGATTGGGTACCTTTCAAAGGTGGACAAGAATTTGTTTTCTTCTCACCAGTATTTAACTTTGCTGATGCTTGTATTTCTGTAGGTGTTGTACTGTTACTTCTTTTCTTCAGAAAAGATATGGAAGGTATTTCTGAGACCGTTAGGGGTGCTTTTAAAAAGAAATAA
- a CDS encoding TraR/DksA family transcriptional regulator — MDKKTRYSDEDLEEFRGIINGKLKVAHEEYSSIMRQLMNQDDNGVDDTSPTYNKVLDDGNANQSKEDMIQMVQRLQKFIKGLEAALLRIENKTYGIDRVTGELIPKERLRVVPHATLSVASKNARKK, encoded by the coding sequence ATGGACAAGAAAACACGTTATTCTGATGAGGATTTGGAAGAGTTCCGCGGAATTATTAATGGCAAATTGAAGGTGGCTCACGAAGAGTATTCTTCTATTATGCGCCAGCTTATGAATCAAGATGACAATGGTGTGGATGATACGTCTCCCACTTATAATAAAGTTTTGGATGATGGTAATGCCAACCAGAGCAAGGAAGACATGATTCAGATGGTTCAACGTCTGCAAAAGTTCATAAAAGGACTTGAAGCAGCTTTGTTGCGTATAGAAAATAAAACTTATGGTATTGACCGTGTTACTGGTGAATTGATACCTAAGGAACGTCTTCGTGTTGTGCCTCACGCTACTCTTAGCGTGGCTTCGAAGAATGCAAGAAAGAAATGA